A stretch of Brevundimonas naejangsanensis DNA encodes these proteins:
- a CDS encoding UrcA family protein — protein sequence MHTMILSAAALIASAAALPSQAQHPARNPADDVVVVFYADLDLTRPDQARILDHRLNVAARRVCDDARLVISHYRLRHLCVREALADARGQIGSARLSKTAQIAPLSAIVRRAS from the coding sequence ATGCATACCATGATCCTCAGCGCCGCCGCGCTGATCGCGAGCGCCGCAGCCCTGCCAAGTCAGGCGCAGCACCCGGCGCGAAACCCCGCTGACGACGTCGTCGTCGTTTTCTACGCCGATCTCGACCTGACCCGTCCCGACCAGGCCCGCATTCTCGACCACCGCCTGAACGTGGCCGCGCGCCGGGTGTGTGACGACGCCCGCCTGGTCATCAGCCACTATCGGCTGCGTCATCTGTGCGTCCGCGAGGCCCTGGCCGACGCCAGAGGCCAGATCGGGTCGGCCCGCCTCTCGAAAACCGCCCAGATCGCCCCCCTGAGCGCCATCGTCAGGCGCGCTTCCTAG
- a CDS encoding NAD-dependent epimerase/dehydratase family protein — MRVIILGGDGFCGWPTALHLSARGWDVLIVDNLSRRDIDNELEVQSLTPIRPMGERLRAWKAVSGRDIGFVNMTVGKEYDRLLALLRDFRPDSVVHFAEQRAAPYSMKSARHKLYTVDNNINATNHLLAAMVDSGLDIHLAHLGTMGVYGYGTAGLRIPEGYLSVTVDTDHGPARQDIVFPPNPGSVYHMTKTLDAQLFQFYAKNDGLRITDLHQGIVWGAQTEETRQDERLINRFDYDGDYGTVLNRFLMQAAVGYPLTVHGSGGQTRAFIHIQDTVRCVELALKHPPKRGDRVKILNQMTESRRVRDLAAMVAEMTGAEIHNVANPRQEADENELVVANDQFRELGLKPITLAEGLMADVTEIARRYADRADRAKIPCASAWNAGRAQALQQDGQAEEAEAAPPARSLSA; from the coding sequence ATGCGCGTGATCATCCTCGGCGGCGACGGCTTCTGCGGCTGGCCCACGGCCCTGCACCTTTCGGCGCGGGGCTGGGACGTGTTGATCGTCGACAACCTCAGCCGCCGCGACATCGACAATGAGCTGGAGGTCCAGTCCCTGACGCCGATCCGGCCGATGGGCGAACGCCTCAGGGCCTGGAAGGCGGTCTCGGGCCGCGACATCGGCTTCGTCAACATGACGGTGGGCAAGGAGTATGATCGCCTGCTGGCCCTGCTGCGCGACTTCCGGCCCGACTCCGTGGTCCATTTCGCCGAACAGCGGGCCGCCCCCTATTCGATGAAGTCGGCGCGGCACAAGCTCTACACCGTCGACAACAACATCAACGCCACCAACCACCTGCTGGCCGCCATGGTCGACAGCGGCCTGGACATCCACCTGGCCCACCTGGGCACCATGGGGGTCTATGGCTACGGCACGGCGGGGCTGCGCATCCCCGAGGGCTACCTCAGCGTCACGGTGGACACCGACCACGGCCCCGCCCGCCAGGACATCGTCTTCCCGCCCAATCCCGGCTCGGTCTATCACATGACCAAGACGCTCGACGCCCAGTTGTTCCAATTCTACGCCAAGAACGACGGCCTGCGGATCACCGACCTTCACCAGGGCATCGTCTGGGGCGCCCAGACCGAGGAAACGAGACAGGACGAGCGGCTGATCAACCGCTTCGACTACGACGGCGACTACGGCACGGTGCTCAACCGCTTCCTGATGCAGGCGGCGGTCGGCTATCCGCTGACGGTGCACGGCTCGGGCGGTCAGACGCGGGCCTTCATCCATATCCAGGACACGGTGCGCTGCGTCGAACTGGCGCTGAAACACCCGCCCAAGCGGGGCGACCGGGTCAAGATCCTCAACCAGATGACCGAAAGCCGCCGCGTGCGCGACCTCGCCGCCATGGTGGCCGAGATGACGGGCGCCGAGATCCACAACGTCGCCAATCCGCGCCAGGAGGCCGATGAGAACGAGTTGGTCGTCGCCAACGACCAGTTCCGCGAACTGGGGCTCAAGCCCATCACCCTGGCCGAGGGGTTGATGGCCGACGTGACCGAGATCGCCCGCCGTTACGCCGACCGCGCCGACCGCGCCAAGATTCCCTGCGCCTCGGCCTGGAACGCCGGCCGCGCCCAGGCGCTGCAGCAAGACGGCCAGGCGGAGGAGGCCGAGGCCGCGCCGCCCGCTCGCTCCCTCTCGGCCTGA
- a CDS encoding SDR family NAD(P)-dependent oxidoreductase has product MTHPASVPALLVFGGGYLGRAAALEAIRRGGRAAATSRDADVRRRLQDEGVEAIDPADPAALGRALAEARAVLITAPPDDLGCPALRSLGAVAGAAWPDWVGYVSSTAVYGDRGGGWVFEDSPLNAPTLEGARRARVERDWLDAAQGMGLTLQIFRLPGFYGPGRSVIDRLRAGTARLVRKPGQVFNRIHVDDIVSGLFASMARPRPGGIYNLTDDEPSSADVVTAWAAERLGLPRPPEVDWTAPEVSEAMRRFYLDSKRVSNARAKAELGWRPRYPSYREGLEAILAAEAG; this is encoded by the coding sequence ATGACACATCCCGCCTCCGTTCCCGCCTTGCTGGTGTTCGGCGGCGGCTACCTGGGCAGGGCCGCAGCGCTGGAGGCGATCCGGCGCGGCGGCCGGGCGGCGGCCACCTCGCGCGACGCCGATGTTCGCCGCCGATTGCAGGACGAGGGCGTCGAGGCGATCGACCCGGCCGACCCCGCCGCCCTGGGACGGGCCCTGGCCGAGGCCCGCGCGGTGCTGATCACCGCCCCGCCCGACGACCTGGGCTGCCCGGCCCTGCGGTCCCTGGGGGCCGTCGCCGGCGCGGCCTGGCCCGACTGGGTCGGCTACGTTTCCTCCACCGCCGTCTATGGCGACCGCGGCGGCGGCTGGGTGTTCGAGGACAGCCCCCTGAACGCCCCCACCCTGGAAGGGGCGCGCCGCGCCCGGGTCGAGCGCGACTGGCTGGACGCCGCCCAGGGCATGGGACTGACGCTGCAGATCTTTCGCCTGCCGGGCTTCTACGGGCCGGGACGCAGCGTGATCGACCGTCTGCGCGCGGGCACGGCGCGCTTGGTGCGCAAGCCCGGCCAGGTGTTCAACCGCATCCATGTCGACGACATCGTGTCGGGCCTGTTCGCCTCCATGGCCCGGCCCCGGCCCGGCGGCATCTACAACCTGACCGACGACGAGCCGTCTTCCGCCGACGTCGTCACCGCCTGGGCGGCCGAGCGGCTGGGCCTTCCGCGCCCGCCCGAGGTCGACTGGACCGCGCCCGAGGTCAGCGAGGCCATGCGGCGCTTCTACCTGGACTCCAAGCGCGTCTCCAACGCCCGCGCCAAGGCCGAACTGGGCTGGCGACCGCGCTACCCCTCCTACCGCGAGGGACTGGAGGCGATCCTGGCGGCCGAAGCCGGCTGA
- a CDS encoding DUF1134 domain-containing protein, giving the protein MHRRQLIRTSLGLAAAGALPAGLGACASRPPADPNYPIASDTNAQAYTFDELVAAGSRELGIAAEAMGGAIERIFAEQGDRPTAYIAGEEGAGAVVAGLRYGRGALHMKDLSASQEVFWQGASIGWDWGGNASRVFTLVYGLYHPDMLYRRYPGVEGSAYLVAGLGVNYQRADGIVLAPIRTGVGLRLGANVGTMSYSRQRNILPF; this is encoded by the coding sequence ATGCACCGCCGCCAACTGATCCGCACCAGCCTCGGTCTCGCCGCCGCCGGCGCCCTGCCCGCCGGCCTGGGCGCCTGCGCCAGCCGCCCGCCGGCCGATCCCAACTATCCCATCGCCTCGGACACCAACGCCCAGGCCTACACCTTCGACGAGCTGGTCGCGGCCGGCTCGCGCGAGCTGGGCATCGCCGCCGAGGCCATGGGCGGCGCCATCGAGCGCATCTTCGCCGAACAGGGCGACCGTCCGACCGCCTATATCGCGGGCGAGGAAGGCGCCGGCGCCGTGGTGGCCGGCCTGCGCTACGGCCGCGGGGCCCTGCACATGAAGGACCTGTCGGCCTCGCAGGAGGTGTTCTGGCAGGGCGCCTCGATCGGCTGGGACTGGGGCGGCAACGCGAGCCGGGTCTTCACCCTGGTGTACGGCCTCTACCATCCCGACATGCTCTATCGCCGCTATCCGGGCGTCGAGGGCTCGGCCTATCTGGTCGCCGGCCTGGGCGTGAACTATCAGCGCGCCGACGGCATCGTCCTGGCCCCCATCCGCACGGGCGTCGGCCTGCGCCTGGGCGCCAACGTCGGCACCATGAGCTACAGCCGCCAGCGCAACATCCTGCCGTTCTGA
- a CDS encoding TIGR00645 family protein, translating to MAEKKPWAETQFERNLFRARWLMAPFYLGLVAALVMLLVVFVRELIYYVPQAFVMGEGHMKSDGAILAILSLVDLSLAGNLLLIVLYSGYENFVSKLDLDENHVDRPPWMGTVDFSGLKMKLIASIVAISAIYLLKSFMNIGKPDYPLDQAALLWAVVIHLTFVVSGVLLALMDWIASKTDKH from the coding sequence ATGGCCGAGAAGAAGCCATGGGCCGAGACGCAGTTCGAACGGAACCTGTTCCGGGCGCGCTGGCTGATGGCCCCCTTCTACCTCGGCCTGGTCGCGGCCCTGGTGATGCTGCTCGTGGTTTTCGTGCGCGAGCTGATCTACTACGTGCCGCAGGCCTTCGTGATGGGCGAAGGCCACATGAAGTCCGACGGCGCCATCCTGGCCATCCTCAGCCTGGTGGACCTGTCGCTGGCGGGCAATCTGCTGCTGATCGTCCTTTATTCCGGCTATGAGAATTTCGTCTCCAAGCTGGACCTGGACGAGAACCACGTGGATCGGCCGCCGTGGATGGGCACCGTCGACTTCTCGGGCCTGAAGATGAAGCTGATCGCCTCCATCGTGGCGATCTCGGCCATCTATCTGCTCAAGAGCTTCATGAACATCGGCAAGCCGGACTATCCGCTGGACCAGGCGGCGCTGCTGTGGGCGGTGGTCATCCACCTGACCTTCGTCGTCTCCGGGGTGCTTCTGGCCCTGATGGACTGGATCGCGAGCAAGACGGACAAGCACTGA
- the pheT gene encoding phenylalanine--tRNA ligase subunit beta, whose product MKFTLSWLKSHLATEAEVDQVAEAMTMAGLEVEEVHDPIAALAPFSVAKIVSAERHPNADRLQVCQVETVDGLKEIVCGAPNARAGLTTIYAPIGAYVPGLGVTLVEKPVRGVVSNGMLCSGAELELADDSDGILELSDELQVGTPAAGVFGAEPVIDFEVTPNRPDWLGVAGIARDLAAAGLGRLTTPPIAPAPGAFASPATVRIDRPDLCPVFAGRVIRGVRNGPSPEWLQQRLTAIGLRPINRLVDITNLVSYDRARPLHVYDLAKLEGHEIVVRGGRGEADSLVALDGKTYAPGAGDCVIADAGGERAVGLGGVMGGVSTGCSDETVDVFVESAWFDPIAMAQTGRSLGVNSDAQYRFARGVDTASVVPGLELATQLILDLCGGEPSEVVVAGRAPAAPESFAFDPAYVKRLSGMDLGEDRIFEILFALGFTVMRGSPWSVTPPSWRRDVEGPADLVEEVARIHGFAALPDTPLPPLAPKAGGVLSPRQARVRTARRALAALGYAEAVTWSFTKQSIAALFGGGDERLVLENPIAADLDCMRPSALPNLIQAAARNAARGHADVALFEIGPIYLDDQPTGQRTVIAGLVAPHPDRHWGGTGEDPLFALKGDLMAVLEEIGAPVASLQLAQGSNRDWWHPGRSARLQLGPKNVIVEFGALHPRVLKALDADGPMLAFEIVLDSVPEPRGKGGKARGSADLPNLMPLTRDFAFVMDEARAVGDLARAVAGADKALIVDVRVFDVYRGQGVPDGQKSIAVEVEIQPRAATLTEAEIEALTAKVVAAAAKAGATLRS is encoded by the coding sequence ATGAAGTTCACGCTTTCCTGGCTGAAGAGCCACCTGGCCACCGAGGCCGAGGTCGATCAGGTCGCCGAGGCCATGACCATGGCCGGGCTGGAGGTCGAGGAGGTCCACGATCCCATCGCGGCCCTGGCCCCCTTCAGTGTGGCCAAGATCGTCTCGGCCGAGCGCCATCCCAACGCCGACCGCCTGCAGGTCTGCCAGGTCGAGACCGTCGATGGTCTGAAGGAGATCGTCTGCGGCGCCCCGAACGCGCGGGCAGGCCTGACCACCATCTACGCCCCCATCGGCGCCTATGTGCCCGGCCTGGGCGTGACCCTGGTCGAGAAGCCGGTGCGCGGCGTGGTGTCGAACGGCATGCTGTGCTCGGGCGCCGAGCTGGAGCTGGCCGACGACAGCGACGGCATCCTGGAGCTGTCCGACGAGCTGCAGGTCGGAACCCCGGCGGCGGGCGTCTTCGGCGCCGAGCCGGTGATCGACTTCGAGGTCACGCCGAACCGGCCCGACTGGCTGGGCGTGGCGGGCATCGCCCGCGACCTGGCCGCCGCCGGCCTGGGCCGGCTGACGACGCCGCCGATCGCGCCGGCGCCCGGCGCCTTCGCCTCGCCGGCGACGGTGCGCATCGACCGCCCCGACCTGTGCCCGGTCTTCGCCGGGCGGGTGATCCGAGGCGTCCGCAACGGTCCGTCGCCGGAATGGCTGCAGCAGCGGCTGACGGCCATCGGCCTGCGTCCGATCAACCGTCTCGTCGACATCACCAACCTGGTTTCCTACGATCGGGCGCGGCCGCTGCACGTCTATGACCTGGCCAAGCTGGAAGGGCATGAGATCGTCGTGCGCGGCGGCCGGGGCGAGGCCGACAGCCTGGTCGCCCTGGACGGCAAGACCTATGCGCCCGGCGCGGGCGACTGCGTCATCGCGGACGCCGGCGGCGAGCGCGCCGTCGGCCTGGGCGGCGTCATGGGCGGCGTCTCGACCGGCTGTTCGGACGAGACGGTCGACGTCTTCGTCGAGAGCGCCTGGTTCGACCCCATCGCCATGGCCCAGACCGGCCGCTCGCTGGGCGTCAACTCGGACGCCCAGTACCGTTTCGCGCGCGGCGTCGACACGGCCTCGGTGGTTCCGGGGCTGGAGCTGGCGACGCAACTGATCCTCGACCTGTGCGGCGGCGAGCCGTCTGAGGTGGTGGTCGCGGGCCGGGCCCCGGCGGCCCCCGAGAGCTTCGCCTTCGATCCGGCCTATGTGAAGCGCCTGTCGGGCATGGACCTGGGCGAGGACCGGATCTTCGAGATCCTGTTCGCCCTGGGCTTCACCGTCATGCGCGGATCGCCCTGGTCGGTGACGCCGCCGTCGTGGCGCCGCGACGTGGAAGGCCCGGCCGACCTGGTCGAGGAGGTGGCGCGCATCCACGGCTTCGCCGCCCTGCCTGACACGCCCCTGCCCCCGCTGGCCCCCAAGGCGGGCGGCGTGCTGAGCCCGCGTCAGGCGCGCGTGCGCACCGCCCGTCGCGCCCTGGCCGCCCTGGGCTACGCCGAGGCCGTCACCTGGTCCTTCACCAAGCAGTCGATCGCGGCCCTGTTCGGCGGCGGGGACGAGCGTCTGGTGCTGGAGAACCCGATCGCGGCGGACCTGGACTGCATGCGGCCCTCGGCCCTGCCGAACCTGATCCAGGCGGCGGCGCGCAACGCTGCGCGCGGCCATGCCGACGTCGCCCTGTTCGAGATCGGCCCCATCTATCTGGACGACCAGCCGACCGGCCAGCGCACCGTCATCGCCGGCCTGGTCGCGCCGCACCCCGACCGCCACTGGGGCGGGACGGGGGAGGATCCTCTGTTCGCGCTGAAGGGCGACCTGATGGCCGTGCTGGAGGAGATCGGCGCGCCGGTCGCCTCCCTGCAGCTGGCGCAAGGCTCGAACCGCGACTGGTGGCACCCCGGTCGTTCGGCCCGGCTGCAGCTCGGGCCCAAGAACGTCATCGTCGAGTTCGGCGCCCTGCACCCGCGCGTGCTGAAGGCGCTGGACGCCGACGGGCCGATGCTGGCCTTCGAGATCGTGCTCGATTCCGTGCCGGAACCGCGCGGCAAGGGCGGCAAGGCGCGCGGTTCGGCGGACCTGCCGAACCTGATGCCCCTGACCCGCGACTTCGCCTTCGTGATGGACGAGGCCAGGGCCGTGGGCGATCTTGCCCGCGCCGTGGCTGGCGCCGACAAGGCCCTGATCGTCGACGTCCGCGTCTTCGACGTCTATCGCGGCCAGGGCGTACCGGACGGCCAGAAGTCGATCGCTGTGGAGGTCGAGATCCAGCCCCGCGCCGCCACCTTGACCGAAGCCGAGATCGAGGCCCTTACGGCCAAGGTCGTCGCCGCCGCGGCCAAGGCCGGCGCCACGCTGAGAAGCTGA
- a CDS encoding pentapeptide repeat-containing protein, translating to MTDTAITLELLGPGPAYVGKSVWLPQLFMETARAGAMVIEGRRFENCLIEGPAVLLPLEGCNFDGCNMGDAHGDPRNLMLAPQGPQRVTGPIPFRNCQFVNCRFLGVGFTGAADFLDNMAKALAEPQVEATQ from the coding sequence ATGACTGACACCGCCATCACCCTCGAACTCCTCGGCCCCGGTCCGGCCTATGTCGGCAAGAGCGTCTGGCTGCCCCAGCTGTTCATGGAGACGGCCCGCGCCGGCGCCATGGTCATCGAGGGCCGACGGTTCGAGAACTGCCTGATCGAGGGGCCGGCCGTCCTGCTGCCGCTGGAAGGCTGCAATTTCGACGGCTGCAACATGGGCGACGCCCATGGCGATCCGCGCAACCTGATGCTGGCGCCGCAGGGGCCGCAGCGGGTCACCGGACCGATCCCGTTCAGGAACTGCCAGTTCGTCAACTGCCGCTTCCTGGGCGTCGGCTTCACGGGCGCGGCCGACTTCCTCGACAACATGGCCAAGGCCCTGGCCGAGCCTCAGGTCGAGGCGACGCAATGA
- the pheS gene encoding phenylalanine--tRNA ligase subunit alpha, producing the protein MTDLAQLELDLINAIGAASSVAAIEEVRVAALGKTGTVSALLKGMGALSPDERREQGPKINGLRDRVAAALAARKAELEAAELDARLLAERVDLTLPNRPRRKGGVHPTMQVMDEMVAIFADMGFAVAEGPDIEDDFHNFTALNFPPKHPAREMHDTFFLKPDPETGERKVLRTHTSPVQVRTMMSQTPPIRIIAPGRTFRKDSDATHTPMFHQIEGLVIDRDIHMGHLKTTLQTFIARFFELDDVHARFRPHHFPFTEPSAEMDIRCDRSGGKLTLNEGEDWLEILGCGMVHPNVLRNCGIDPDEYQGFAFGMGVDRLAMLKYGVPDLRPMFEADTRWLAHYGFSAFAAPNPASGLS; encoded by the coding sequence ATGACCGATCTCGCCCAGCTAGAACTCGACCTGATCAACGCCATCGGAGCGGCCTCGAGCGTCGCTGCGATCGAGGAGGTGCGCGTCGCCGCCCTCGGCAAGACGGGGACCGTCTCGGCCCTGCTCAAGGGCATGGGCGCGCTCAGCCCCGACGAACGCCGCGAGCAGGGGCCCAAGATCAACGGCCTGCGCGACCGCGTCGCCGCCGCCCTCGCCGCAAGGAAGGCCGAGCTGGAGGCCGCCGAGCTGGACGCCCGCCTGCTGGCCGAGCGCGTCGACCTGACCCTGCCCAACCGTCCGCGCCGCAAGGGCGGGGTGCATCCGACCATGCAGGTCATGGACGAGATGGTCGCCATCTTCGCCGACATGGGCTTCGCCGTGGCCGAGGGGCCGGACATCGAGGACGACTTCCACAACTTCACCGCCCTGAACTTCCCGCCCAAGCATCCGGCGCGGGAGATGCACGACACCTTCTTCCTCAAGCCTGACCCGGAAACGGGCGAGCGCAAGGTGCTGCGCACCCACACCAGCCCGGTGCAGGTCCGCACCATGATGTCGCAGACGCCGCCGATCCGCATCATCGCTCCCGGCCGCACCTTCCGTAAGGATTCCGACGCGACCCACACGCCGATGTTCCACCAGATCGAAGGTCTGGTGATCGATCGCGACATCCACATGGGCCACCTGAAGACGACGCTGCAGACCTTCATCGCCCGCTTCTTCGAGCTGGACGACGTTCACGCCCGCTTCCGCCCGCACCACTTCCCCTTCACCGAGCCCTCGGCCGAGATGGACATCCGCTGCGACCGCTCGGGCGGCAAGCTGACCCTGAACGAGGGTGAGGACTGGCTCGAGATCCTGGGCTGCGGGATGGTGCACCCGAACGTGCTGCGCAACTGCGGCATCGACCCGGACGAGTATCAGGGCTTCGCCTTCGGCATGGGCGTCGACCGCCTGGCCATGCTGAAATACGGCGTGCCCGACCTGCGCCCCATGTTCGAGGCCGACACGCGCTGGCTGGCGCACTACGGCTTCTCCGCCTTCGCCGCGCCGAACCCGGCGTCGGGCCTCAGCTGA
- a CDS encoding dodecin family protein produces MSVARVTEITASSTVSFEDAVTQGIARADKTLRHVEGAWIQDQKVIVRDGAITEYRVNMKVTFVLAD; encoded by the coding sequence ATGTCCGTCGCCCGCGTCACCGAGATCACCGCGTCCTCGACCGTCAGCTTCGAAGACGCCGTCACCCAGGGCATCGCCCGCGCCGACAAGACCCTGCGCCATGTCGAAGGCGCCTGGATTCAGGACCAGAAGGTGATCGTGCGCGACGGCGCGATCACCGAGTACCGCGTCAATATGAAGGTCACCTTCGTCCTCGCGGATTGA
- the rplT gene encoding 50S ribosomal protein L20: MARVTRGVTSHAKHKKVLKQAKGFYGRRKNTIRAAKAAVDRAGQYAYRDRRNKKRSFRALWIQRINAAARTEGFTYSQFMHGLNKAGIELDRKVLAAIAADEAGFKGIADKVRAALA, encoded by the coding sequence ATGGCTCGCGTCACCCGGGGCGTTACGTCCCACGCCAAGCACAAGAAGGTCCTGAAGCAGGCCAAGGGCTTCTACGGCCGCCGCAAGAACACCATCCGCGCCGCCAAGGCCGCGGTGGACCGCGCCGGTCAGTACGCCTACCGCGACCGTCGCAACAAGAAGCGCTCGTTCCGCGCCCTGTGGATCCAGCGCATCAACGCCGCGGCCCGCACCGAAGGCTTCACCTACTCGCAGTTCATGCACGGCCTGAACAAGGCCGGCATCGAGCTGGACCGCAAGGTCCTGGCCGCCATCGCCGCCGACGAGGCCGGCTTCAAGGGCATCGCCGACAAGGTCCGCGCCGCCCTGGCCTAA
- the rpmI gene encoding 50S ribosomal protein L35, with amino-acid sequence MPKLKTKSGAKKRFKFTATGKVKAGVAGKRHRLISHNSKYIRQNRGTSVMADADAKKIKSYMPYA; translated from the coding sequence ATGCCGAAGCTGAAGACGAAGTCGGGCGCCAAGAAGCGCTTCAAATTCACCGCGACGGGCAAGGTCAAGGCTGGCGTGGCCGGCAAGCGCCACCGCCTGATCAGCCACAACTCGAAGTACATCCGCCAGAACCGCGGCACTTCGGTCATGGCCGACGCCGACGCCAAGAAGATCAAGTCCTACATGCCGTACGCCTGA
- the infC gene encoding translation initiation factor IF-3, which produces MQAPPVKDGPPINQEIRATRVLLIDQNGEKQGVMPLSAALEAAEEAGLDLVQIVANPDAPVCKILDYGKHRFQEQKKKAEARKRQKVVELKEIKLRPNIDTHDYEVKAKAMHRFFDDGDKVKVTIRFRGREMAHPELGMKLMNKVQTDFEEEAKVEFAPKMEGRQMIMILAPR; this is translated from the coding sequence ATGCAAGCGCCGCCCGTAAAGGACGGGCCGCCCATCAACCAGGAAATCCGCGCCACCCGCGTTCTGCTCATCGATCAGAACGGCGAGAAGCAGGGCGTCATGCCGCTGTCGGCCGCGCTGGAGGCCGCCGAGGAGGCGGGCCTGGACCTGGTTCAGATCGTCGCCAATCCGGACGCGCCGGTGTGCAAGATCCTGGACTACGGCAAGCATCGTTTCCAGGAGCAGAAGAAGAAGGCCGAGGCGCGCAAGCGCCAGAAGGTCGTCGAGCTGAAGGAAATCAAGCTTCGGCCGAACATCGACACCCACGATTATGAGGTGAAGGCCAAGGCCATGCACCGCTTCTTCGATGACGGTGACAAGGTCAAGGTTACCATCCGCTTCCGCGGCCGTGAAATGGCCCACCCGGAACTGGGCATGAAGCTGATGAACAAGGTCCAGACGGATTTCGAGGAAGAAGCCAAGGTCGAGTTCGCGCCCAAGATGGAAGGGCGCCAGATGATCATGATCCTGGCGCCGCGCTAA
- a CDS encoding glycosyltransferase family 9 protein, with amino-acid sequence MSAPKVLFVSANRIGDSIISSGVIREINRILPGAEITVAAGRPPAPFFRSAPGVTRVIPLDKKPAAGHWVELWAQAVGTQWDLVVDIRGSALAWLIPTKRRIVYSRRWETGLRKVETVSRMMGAEASLDPEIFLDDRARAEAAAIIDPQLAGGAGPGPIIALAPIAHQPGKSWPAHRWGALVERLKAEPRFDGWRFMPVGGPGDRPPATPALEAAGERGIDCVGKGDILCSAAAIDRAALFVGNDSGLMHVSAALGRPTLGLFGPTEWWLYGPWGPRTRTVASNETRGQFAPIEDLSVDHVFEGVLALHDAYAADGSKPEKP; translated from the coding sequence TTGTCCGCACCCAAAGTCCTGTTCGTCTCCGCCAACCGTATTGGCGACAGCATCATCTCCTCGGGGGTGATCCGCGAAATCAACCGCATCCTGCCGGGGGCGGAGATCACCGTCGCGGCGGGCCGCCCGCCCGCGCCCTTCTTCCGCTCGGCGCCGGGCGTGACCCGGGTCATCCCCCTCGACAAGAAGCCGGCCGCCGGCCACTGGGTCGAACTGTGGGCGCAGGCGGTCGGGACGCAATGGGACCTGGTCGTCGACATCCGCGGCTCGGCCCTGGCCTGGCTGATCCCGACCAAGCGGCGCATCGTCTATAGCCGCCGCTGGGAGACCGGGCTGCGCAAGGTCGAGACGGTGTCGCGCATGATGGGGGCCGAGGCGTCCCTGGACCCCGAGATCTTCCTCGACGACCGGGCGCGGGCCGAGGCCGCCGCGATCATCGACCCGCAACTCGCCGGCGGCGCGGGTCCCGGGCCGATCATCGCGCTCGCCCCCATCGCCCACCAGCCGGGCAAGTCCTGGCCCGCCCATCGCTGGGGCGCCCTGGTCGAGCGGCTCAAGGCCGAGCCGCGCTTTGACGGCTGGCGCTTCATGCCAGTGGGCGGCCCGGGCGACCGGCCGCCTGCGACGCCGGCGCTGGAGGCCGCGGGCGAGCGCGGCATCGACTGCGTGGGCAAGGGCGACATCCTGTGTTCGGCCGCGGCCATCGACCGGGCGGCCCTGTTCGTCGGCAACGACAGCGGCCTGATGCACGTCTCGGCGGCGCTGGGTCGGCCGACCCTGGGCCTGTTCGGGCCGACGGAGTGGTGGCTGTATGGCCCCTGGGGGCCGCGGACGCGCACGGTGGCCTCCAACGAGACCCGGGGCCAGTTCGCGCCGATCGAGGACCTGAGCGTCGATCATGTGTTCGAGGGGGTGCTGGCGCTCCACGACGCCTATGCCGCCGACGGCTCCAAGCCTGAAAAGCCTTGA